The Apis cerana isolate GH-2021 linkage group LG2, AcerK_1.0, whole genome shotgun sequence genomic sequence aaaagataaattatatttaaaataatgctttttttactttacatAACAAATCTGAGTAAAATCATTAATcaccatttatttatataatcatattataaagaaaaaaattttaaatttaaaattaaattaatttttaataaaattattatttaaatgctattttatatatatatatatatatatatatatatgtacacacacatttatgtataaattaatattagacaattatatatacatatatttgtattatatatgtatacattgtGTGTGGGTGTGTGTgtctgtgtatatatatatatatatatatatatatatatatatatataataaaatacaatattattaaatattaatttgtgtgCTTctgtataatagaaaatttttttttgatatatatgaattatatttgcaaaagaagaaattaaatataattattcattattaacacTTTATAGATTAgagcattttatattttatatttcttattgataAGTATGTTAATACAAAGTTATGAAATGAATTACttatgcaatataaaaatgagaacagcatattaaaatgaaatatataaagcacaatatacaatataagtaCAAAAGCTtatgtatctttttaaataattttttataataatattcaatttattgttTCAGTAGGGATTTTCTTCTTActgttaatgattttttttcaaacaataaacATTCTAATAACcattattctgtttttttaattataataatccctaaatctaatctaatattttttaaacaattaataaatatatttatatatacttatatattatgtttattgatacattttttttatacaaagaaattaaattattttttaataacttagcgaattatgaaacaaaatatattctttcttcataCTTATCTtaaggagaaaaatttataaaaaaaaatatttatactgaaTTActgattattttacaaaaacaaaaatttaatcttttttactaatataattataatttacgtactttaaataatatacaatgaaataCAATTCTTTATTGAAATGCTTGTAAttgcttttaataaatatcgtaaataatgcacatattaattataaataaattcataatatagaatatattaaactaagttgctaaaaaagattaataatcagGTCATTACATGCACTGGTACTAAACCAATGGGAtacataaatcaatattaattgttacataaaatattctaataactcgtaaaaaagtaaaactaTTGAATCATACAATCTatatatgcatacatataATCGTTCTATTTTCGTGCAGAATGCCAGTCGTACATTTTGATTATGCGTAATAAGAAAGCATAATTATagcgaaaaatttacaaaagaacatactcaaaattttaatatcatatatgtgcataaaaaaaaaaaggaaaaaattgaagatttaaagattctaaaatcaaattgatatatatccaagatcttatttagaaattgaattatttacaaaaatataaaatcaatgctATACAAAGTgactattttttcatatgttcTATCTATAGACAAATTCGATTCAAATACTaagcaatataaaaaacagatattttgattttagaaCCTTTAAGTAACAATGGCGAATAATAGgcaaattattgaattctgtTGGTAAGTACAATAACACATACATTGctacaatttataaacatacGGTGATATTTCTAGAATAGTTCTAGAActcattttcaaactttattttattccagtaCGGATAGTAATACCTGTACTATTACATTCTTTATTTGATAACATTAACACTTTTTCTTCTATCAACggtttcttctatatttttaatataagaatgtCAAACCTATTGCagtcgatatatattttatttataattatatttccatatcTTACCATTACACAAATTTGATGAagatgtttcaaatttttttaatattatactcaTGTATAGTTATATTATGCTAACTATGTCTTTAATGATGATCTTTTAAAGAGTTggaactttaatttttcatatagatttttcaaatatttgtcaatattttatgaaaataagaaaaaattgcttGTAATGtagcatattttttatcgtaatattttccatttcataaactttttgatatttttaaaatcttttttattaaaattcattataaatatatgcaaatttaaatgcatgattcagaattattttttacagataATTTTCATGtacttaaaaattgaatcaatattgtagttattaaatctttgctatatgacatatttaaatataaagataaagaagtaTTCTCAATctccataattttttgaataataatggaaCAACTTGGgattaactattaaatatcatttcatatattaactATTTGCATAGAATTctaagataatttattctaccaactcttttttttttcttttaatatagttagcaaatttttataaatgtacatgaaaaatttatacattaaaacatACAAAATTCGctacattattttcatttttattataatttcatttgttttgttttaattttataattaaaaaattgaaactgattaattattaaataatactttttgaaaaatttcaaaataatttgttttttcatttgcttttaatttttttaatacaaaaataacaatgttgcaatatcatataatctttttagCATTTTCTTGAAACTGTTgcaaaatgaatagaaatttttaatcaaaataaacgattttttatcatttttatttcattttcgattcTATTCTCAGTCATTATGCATTgcactttttaatataattgatcatcaaattttaaatatatatatttttaaaaaaaaacaaattcatattttcatacttattgtattaattataataaaaaacagaaaatttataagaaaaaaatcaattttcattgcAGTAAGgacgaattaatattcatcattGTTCTTTtagtattacaaatataatacttatacatcatgtaaaagtatatatactcgcttttttaaatataattattagcaGGAGCTTCAAATACATTGCACGATTAATTCTACTATTTATATGCTGAATAAAATGATGCACCTTACTGCTTAATgacataattgaaaatatttagtcATATCAAGGCATCAAATTGACTTATTTTcactgaattaattttttaattgagaatgattaattgtataatttacttCAAACATACTATAGTTAGATTCAAAAATAGTTACAATAGATTAAttagattcattttttattgctaGTAATTTGACtgagatttagatttttattaatttaaaagcaattaattgaagataaaaaattaaaattatgcaaaatatctgcgttaaaattcaaaaataaaaaaaaattaaaataattcagccTATTTCGGTAATATATGGCATCTTAAAGAtgattttcaatgattttcaaacataaattatttacaataatttatcattacatTAACTTTAAATTGCTTTGTTAAGTATATAACTTATTATGTATAAGTTCTTGAAAACCAGAAAGTTATTGCGATAATAGTACCACAagctaatatatattaatgttaatatatttatcaaatttttgtactgaactaaataattaaaataatgcaacttttcaattcatttgtatatatatacgagtaTTATGCCTTTtgttagatatttataatataataaacataatgcacaaagttaagaaaatttattgcacagaataaaaaaaaagaaaagaaatgcgaTAACTTTCTAGCTAAAAATCAAACACGAATATCATTCTGTGTAAAAATGTTATCATAGATACTGTAATCTTATTGTTCAAATAGTGTATATGATTACAGTAAGTTATTAATGTTgagaaaagtattaaattaatttttatgaatcataTGAAGATGAACCATGATCATGAGCAGGACTTGGAGGTGTCGATGGATTTGAACTGTTATTTGAAGCTATTGAATGTCTAGGACTTCCACCAGAAGTGTGTTCctatattagtaaaaaatttcacatatttatcaaagagatttttttaatttttttagtaaaacattttaaatgtttactatttatatttttatgtttgattcatattttttacaaagaaaaaaataccttATCATGTAAAGATGCAATGCTACCAAGAGAAAGTGGAGTATGTGATCGTAGATGCACAGATTCCGAATCAACTTGGTCCACAGGAGTACGTGGTAATGAAGGTGGAGTAGCAGTTGGTCTTGGCGGAGCCGGTCCTCTACGTGATGATGTTgaacctaaaataaaatataaatatatacataagtttatatataatataaattatatataatatataaatttatacataaaaaataatatatatgtaattatatgtaattttatatatttataccatTATGTGGCGAATATCCAGAATTTCTAGATATATGAGAACTAAGACGTCGAGTATCAGAAGGTGGGTGCCTAGGAGGTAATGGTGCTGGTTTACTTGATGTTTGAATTGCAGGACTGTAtaactagaaaaaaatatatatgtatatattcaatagataaatgaaattgattcttttatttgaaaaatctgattttttaaaatcagtctttaaaaaaaaatatatatatataatttaattcttactcTTTGTTGGCTGCTATGAAGATGAGAACTACTGTGATGACCGGTATGTTGTTGATCAGCTGTTTCGAGTGTAGTAGGCAAGTCTAACAACCGTTGaatctaatatatacatagatacatatatatatatatattatatatataatatatatataatatatatatatatttttatataagatataaaatttatatatataaacaaaattgaaatttgaatttacctGTATTCCATTACCTGGACCCATATGactaatatgattaaaattcgtCGGAGCGGATATCATTTTGGAACGTCTATCAGTGGGACGAATAGCTCTATTTCCTTCTCTTAATGAAAATCTTCTTCGCGGTTTTGTCATTTGTCTACCACTTGAATCTAATGGTGTTAAATTAAGTAGTTCtcctaattatattaaatcgaatattatattaattatatcttatattcaatcatacatatttgttgttattaaagtaataaaatatactaacGTTGATGTAAATTactcaaaaaaataacatgTGGCATATCATTAATGATACAAGAAGTCAGAGAACCTGAAGTATTTAGTGGTCGTGCTCGTTTTACATTAAGTGTTTGCAACCAGTCTCCTGTAGTACAATCAAACACATCGATGTGAGTCTCACTGTATACTAATAAATAGCCTTCACAATAAcctataatacaaatataaaattatgattatattttaatacattttatatattctatgttatatgaaatatacttACTAACTGCTGTCGGAACAGCGGGATACATAATTTCACGATCTCTACTCTTTCTACCTTGACTGTCAACATAAACTGCCAATGTATGGAagactaataaaaattcaccaCGTGGTAATTCAATACAACGTAAAGCATCCACAGCACTATATGTAAGAAAACCTAAGAGAGTATTCTCAGAATGGACCAatgctaaaatataaaataaaaaatttaaattaaatatatcaaaaaaaaaaaaagaaactaatttaaaataaaatttatttacaaataggATGATGGTCTCCTAAGATGCTGTAGATAGAAAATCCAGAAGGATACCCAACACAGAAACGACCTTCAGAAAGAATTTGTAAAGTTTGTGCGTGACATGATAACATCAATTCACGTATACGTTTATGACGTGTTTTCGTACgtgtaatttcataaataatgatttgtgATGTATtctgaatcaaaaaaaaaaaaaaaattaccaaaatagaaattatattaatattacatacacATAACACATGTCTTACCTGTTTCTTTATGGCAACACACAAACAATAAGTTAATGGACTTCGACGGACTATGCCTGTCGTTAAAGTTATGCATCCTTTAGTTTCTGCAACCTTAATCCATTCAACTTCATCTCCATCTAATGCACGTACTGGAACCAGCCGTACATGACGTTGTTTTCCACTTAAAACTACTATTAATTGTTCTTCTGTCACATATTccagtaaatatattttcttgccTTCCCCTACTCttgcaatttctttcaaaaaatataatatataaattagtcataataatataattcctaataaataaaaatatatagaatatatatatatatatataaaataaaacataccgCTACGATCTAAATCTAAACAGAAGAGACCTTCTTCTGTACCAATGACTAGACGATCTGGATCAATAATAGCTCCTGACATCACATTTTTAATGAGCGCCAAtgtattatctaataattcttttgcTCTAAAAATctacaagataaaaaataataaaatcattaataaatataattaatcgatatttttctaatataataaatatatagattattatattatatttaccgtTGTATTAggaagattatttttctttaatattctatgCAATTCACTTAAAGCAACTAcccattttgttttttcacttTCAGTGTCTGCAAGCATTAACGTATGATTTCTTAAACCAGGTGGTTCTAGCAGAGATGttgttatctaaaaaaatatgaaataaaaataagtcataaagaaactaatatattaaaaaattataacattgaaACATTTTAGAAATTACCCTAAATATGCatggaatatctttttttgtagCATGTATGACATCTGAATCTCGAACGGAACTAACGCTAAATTCTTCATCACGCATATCCAAAACTTGAGACACGTAAACAGATGGTAATGCATTACGATCTGGTGAAAtatcataaagaaataatttaaaatcgcaAACCACCACGAATTGACGAACCCAACCCTTTTTTACTCCACCCATTTTTGGCACTTTAACATATCCTTCGTATGCCGTACCTATTCCTCGTGTAGGATCAATACCTAATGGTCGTTTtgctggaaaaaaattatttattatcatttttttaagtatttaaaatattaaattctttcaaattaaaaaatttcttcaaatattttttttatattgaattatatgaaatgattTCCTAAAAAAACTTACTTTGATCATGTGGTACTGGGCACATTGGTGGAACTTTATCACAACAAGGCATATGACATGCAAAACCACATACTTCACATACTACTCCTTGTCTTGTTAAACCTACCATCAGTGAAGTACAATGGTTACATTTTGTAGGTGTTGAAAATGTTCTTACTAAAAATTGATGAGATTTTGGTTTTGGTTGAAGATTGGTTTGTCCATGAGATGTTGATGATTTATTGAGAAGCTCATGGGATAACGGTGATGTTGGATCCTAGaatttagtaaatattaaatttcaaaaaatatttaattttatttataattatacttacaATACTAAGTTCAGATAAATTGCTTTTACTACTGGAAATACTCGGTGCACGATTATCTTCAATATCAGCTTCCACACTATCTGCACTTCCATGACGTGTACTACTTGcggtttctttcaaaaaatgttCCAAATATGACATTTGAGATGTAGGACGttctaaaactaaaatataaaaggaaaatattataaatattattaatataataaaattaatataaaaaatattttaattatagaatgttgaaattatttttaatgttaaattattaaaaacagaaatatgtataatatttttatctataattattaagatataaaaaatataaaagtaaaaaattttttttctagaaaatagatacttttctttataaaaagtcaatataaattttataatattttttttttcaatattttaatataatcactGCACTCCAATTCGCACCAcacaaatttgttaaaatagtAATCATTATTATGCAGATAGGGATTGATGATTGTTCATCAACAAGAATAGCAAGCATgtagtaaaatatatcaaaaaatcaatcagATCAAACAATCTAAAGGCGAAAACATTTAGACACAACATACCtgttaatcatttaattacaaaattgagTGATTATCAGCTACTAAAATTAACAAAGGACAACCATCACCTAAAATGATGAAAGACTACTAATACTATTCTTAATCAAGAGatgattattttcaacatACAAGAAACACATAATAGATTTTCAAGATAATTGACATTATTTCTAAACTTAACACAGAGCTATGTTTTAACTCAgagtaatatatcttttttcaacataaaaatatttaatgttttataatattacatcataagaaaatatttcaatatatattaaatataatattacataatattatttatttaaaaaacatagcACTATGTTTTGTAATTAGCATCCCAATTGACTAGTCAATCAAAATCGCGTTTTTTTGCCACTTCATTTACCGGGTGGCGATATGATGTCGACGGCATTCTGACTGATGAATGTGTTGACGGGAACGAATCTAGTTAATAAGCGACATGTCGTGACGCGGGGAGCACGCATTACTGGTAGGGGTGACGATGGCTGATGTACGATGATGCGTTGGGATTTGGTGCTAACGATGTTTGGAGATTTTCTTGACATTTTGCTGGATAGGGCAGCTGTCACAAATACAGTTTGAAGATGAGCAACAAGAGGCCCCAGACACAGCTCGTTACGCCAATAAACAGAGGTACTTTGTAGTCTAGAAATCAGAATCGCATACCGTACCGGAGAACCGAATTACTATGCTGGATAGGTATCCAAATAGTAACGATCTCTATTATTGGTAAAATAAGTATTGGCAAtagatttatatcaattataaatatagaaatacttAAGTattcatatacaatatataaaatatcttatataaaataaaatgttaaaacatcaaaatcaataataatttcaatgaaaatatgcatacttaattcatatttgtatataatatttatcaaatttaaaatattttaaaaatatattcaattttttatgatattgttaaaaaaaattcatatttttaattatatatttgtgtgcattatatttatatttataattatgttttgaagtacatttaattataaatttagaaatacacACCAAAACTtctaacatttataaaaaatattaagaaaatgaaaaagataatcaCACACTGACtcatacaatttaatatcaagCCATTAATTAAACTAATGCAAACTAtgtaggaaaataaataatatttaattatattttaaaatttttatatttttctattaaaattgaaaaaaactattaaatcaTAGTTATAGCTTTATAATGGCTTGtaattttagttataatataagaaacattctacataattataaatttatgcataAATATGCAACTATAAAGAATCATGTATGTCATCCATGCATCTTCACAACAAACTTGatgttaattgatatttatttttattagaaaaaaagagttaataagcaaattttaaaattttatgttgatAGAAGTATGAATGCTATATATGATTcctgttataaattttataacaatttttgattatatttgatttttactaTATGCATGCAAATTGAATTACTAAAAaacacatttatataaaaacatttttggcaTTTAAATCacatattgtattgtatatccaatatataaatatgtatctatttatctaataaataaataaaattctgcaCCTATTTATTactaacatttaattatatttaaaatataattcgtgcCACAAAGAACTTAGAATAAACAAGAATAATaagtttgtaaaataaaacaatgaataaatatattatcttctaaACACTGTAtgagaaagattaaaagatttacAAATTACATACATAGCATGTATTGCAGcagtttgtataataatagttgatacagaatttttataaaaacgtaacaataagatttttaagaaatttgtttttgtaacagtattaaatgaaatatacttACAGCCATCGCCTGTGTCAAGCCTCGcttgtaattcttttatttgcatttcttTACGTTTTATTTCATGTGTGAGTGTATCGAATCGTTGTCTAAAATCTCTTAATTccctaaataaataataatatagaattattaaattatattaattacaaaattagacaaaaaattttattacattaatttactattactattatactaatttttattatcaaaatttattttgaagataattACTTTTGAGCAGCAATTAAATCTGAACGCGTTTTTGTAAGCTCTTCAGATATTGCTTGTTTAGCTTGTATTTCGCTTTGTAAAGAACTTTGTAAATTCAAAA encodes the following:
- the LOC107996840 gene encoding serine/threonine-protein kinase Genghis Khan isoform X2, whose product is MTEIVSKNFGKGQLMRKRDMSDSSQHQYNQPPPDIMPKGLAINGIGGRLRQLESLFIGGPVQGEGRIGHTFSIETLIDILLVLYDECCNSSLRREKTVSDFIEFVKPVATCIKSLQLAREDFEIVKVIGRGAFGEVCVVRMRGSDKVFAMKILNKWEMLKRAETAYFREERDVLVYGDRRWITNLHYAFQDDNNLYLVMDYYCGGDLLTLLSKFEDRLPEDMARFYIAEMVLAIGSIHDLRYVHRDIKPDNVLLDANGHIRLADFGSCLRLFEDGTAQSNVAVGTPDYISPEILRAMEDGQGQYGPECDWWSLGVCMYEMLYGETPFYAESLVETYGKIMNHKNCFDFPADDIYEVSEEAKDLMRKLICSSEFRLGQNGIDDFKKHPWFEGVNWDTLRDSTAPYIPEVSSPTDTSNFDVDDTDVRSSDAVPPAANSAFSALHLPFVGFTFTQGSCISDLGCLSAITQKDKRMQMLEEENAQLIQTLDELKKQINMNHSSPGISPDSNNATRKLQDEINTLTKRNCELESQLKSMEIPRELRNLDNGDITKLRELEKLVRSLRLEKEEAIKDKLDAQEKLKLQDKELKDALTQRKLAMAEYTEVTDKLSELRQQKQKLSRQVRDKEEELEVVMQKVDSLRHDIRKAEKLRRELENRVEEAMAETSKERKLRERSEEYCKQMQEETEKIRQRSIGNDAGANHALATQEINRLKAEVEKLEVQYNENLNQQQSRFNLEIRSLQEQLHETETRRDLLEREVQLTKEKLDTARLENITDSEETINELNRRHEREKIMLVEENKKLMLELNTLTDSVNRIQGERRQLEEEYEELRNKKEAIAQWEAQITEIIQWVSDEKDARGYLQALATKMTEELEFLKHSGGVGGVGSGSTMADKNWRNRRSQKLDKMELLNLQSSLQSEIQAKQAISEELTKTRSDLIAAQKELRDFRQRFDTLTHEIKRKEMQIKELQARLDTGDGSALSSKMSRKSPNIVSTKSQRIIVHQPSSPLPVMRAPRVTTCRLLTRFVPVNTFISQNAVDIISPPVLERPTSQMSYLEHFLKETASSTRHGSADSVEADIEDNRAPSISSSKSNLSELSIDPTSPLSHELLNKSSTSHGQTNLQPKPKSHQFLVRTFSTPTKCNHCTSLMVGLTRQGVVCEVCGFACHMPCCDKVPPMCPVPHDQTKRPLGIDPTRGIGTAYEGYVKVPKMGGVKKGWVRQFVVVCDFKLFLYDISPDRNALPSVYVSQVLDMRDEEFSVSSVRDSDVIHATKKDIPCIFRITTSLLEPPGLRNHTLMLADTESEKTKWVVALSELHRILKKNNLPNTTIFRAKELLDNTLALIKNVMSGAIIDPDRLVIGTEEGLFCLDLDRSEIARVGEGKKIYLLEYVTEEQLIVVLSGKQRHVRLVPVRALDGDEVEWIKVAETKGCITLTTGIVRRSPLTYCLCVAIKKQNTSQIIIYEITRTKTRHKRIRELMLSCHAQTLQILSEGRFCVGYPSGFSIYSILGDHHPISLVHSENTLLGFLTYSAVDALRCIELPRGEFLLVFHTLAVYVDSQGRKSRDREIMYPAVPTAVSYCEGYLLVYSETHIDVFDCTTGDWLQTLNVKRARPLNTSGSLTSCIINDMPHVIFLSNLHQHSSGRQMTKPRRRFSLREGNRAIRPTDRRSKMISAPTNFNHISHMGPGNGIQIQRLLDLPTTLETADQQHTGHHSSSHLHSSQQRLYSPAIQTSSKPAPLPPRHPPSDTRRLSSHISRNSGYSPHNGSTSSRRGPAPPRPTATPPSLPRTPVDQVDSESVHLRSHTPLSLGSIASLHDKEHTSGGSPRHSIASNNSSNPSTPPSPAHDHGSSSYDS
- the LOC107996840 gene encoding serine/threonine-protein kinase Genghis Khan isoform X1 produces the protein MTEIVSKNFGKGQLMRKRDMSDSSQHQYNQPPPDIMPKGLAINGIGGRLRQLESLFIGGPVQGEGRIGHTFSIETLIDILLVLYDECCNSSLRREKTVSDFIEFVKPVATCIKSLQLAREDFEIVKVIGRGAFGEVCVVRMRGSDKVFAMKILNKWEMLKRAETAYFREERDVLVYGDRRWITNLHYAFQDDNNLYLVMDYYCGGDLLTLLSKFEDRLPEDMARFYIAEMVLAIGSIHDLRYVHRDIKPDNVLLDANGHIRLADFGSCLRLFEDGTAQSNVAVGTPDYISPEILRAMEDGQGQYGPECDWWSLGVCMYEMLYGETPFYAESLVETYGKIMNHKNCFDFPADDIYEVSEEAKDLMRKLICSSEFRLGQNGIDDFKKHPWFEGVNWDTLRDSTAPYIPEVSSPTDTSNFDVDDTDVRSSDAVPPAANSAFSALHLPFVGFTFTQGSCISDLGCLSAITQKDKRMQMLEEENAQLIQTLDELKKQINMNHSSPGISPDSNNATRKLQDEINTLTKRNCELESQLKSMEIPRELRNLDNGDITKLRELEKLVRSLRLEKEEAIKDKLDAQEKLKLQDKELKDALTQRKLAMAEYTEVTDKLSELRQQKQKLSRQVRDKEEELEVVMQKVDSLRHDIRKAEKLRRELENRVEEAMAETSKERKLRERSEEYCKQMQEETEKIRQRSIGNDAGANHALATQEINRLKAEVEKLEVQYNENLNQQQSRFNLEIRSLQEQLHETETRRDLLEREVQLTKEKLDTARLENITDSEETINELNRRHEREKIMLVEENKKLMLELNTLTDSVNRIQGERRQLEEEYEELRNKKEAIAQWEAQITEIIQWVSDEKDARGYLQALATKMTEELEFLKHSGGVGGVGSGSTMADKNWRNRRSQKLDKMELLNLQSSLQSEIQAKQAISEELTKTRSDLIAAQKELRDFRQRFDTLTHEIKRKEMQIKELQARLDTGDGSALSSKMSRKSPNIVSTKSQRIIVHQPSSPLPVMRAPRVTTCRLLTRFVPVNTFISQNAVDIISPPVLERPTSQMSYLEHFLKETASSTRHGSADSVEADIEDNRAPSISSSKSNLSELSIDPTSPLSHELLNKSSTSHGQTNLQPKPKSHQFLVRTFSTPTKCNHCTSLMVGLTRQGVVCEVCGFACHMPCCDKVPPMCPVPHDQTKRPLGIDPTRGIGTAYEGYVKVPKMGGVKKGWVRQFVVVCDFKLFLYDISPDRNALPSVYVSQVLDMRDEEFSVSSVRDSDVIHATKKDIPCIFRITTSLLEPPGLRNHTLMLADTESEKTKWVVALSELHRILKKNNLPNTTIFRAKELLDNTLALIKNVMSGAIIDPDRLVIGTEEGLFCLDLDRSEIARVGEGKKIYLLEYVTEEQLIVVLSGKQRHVRLVPVRALDGDEVEWIKVAETKGCITLTTGIVRRSPLTYCLCVAIKKQNTSQIIIYEITRTKTRHKRIRELMLSCHAQTLQILSEGRFCVGYPSGFSIYSILGDHHPISLVHSENTLLGFLTYSAVDALRCIELPRGEFLLVFHTLAVYVDSQGRKSRDREIMYPAVPTAVSYCEGYLLVYSETHIDVFDCTTGDWLQTLNVKRARPLNTSGSLTSCIINDMPHVIFLSNLHQRELLNLTPLDSSGRQMTKPRRRFSLREGNRAIRPTDRRSKMISAPTNFNHISHMGPGNGIQIQRLLDLPTTLETADQQHTGHHSSSHLHSSQQRLYSPAIQTSSKPAPLPPRHPPSDTRRLSSHISRNSGYSPHNGSTSSRRGPAPPRPTATPPSLPRTPVDQVDSESVHLRSHTPLSLGSIASLHDKEHTSGGSPRHSIASNNSSNPSTPPSPAHDHGSSSYDS